The genomic interval attgatttttttcaactattttgCTTTACAGTTTTACACATTTTTCCTTTATTGTAAGGAAAtgttttttacagtttgtttaagTGTAGCTCTCTCAGTTTATAAGTTTAGAGAGTAGAAGGAATGTAGACGATTGAAAATAACGTCTGTTTAACATACAGACAAATTTCGAAGATCAATTTATTTGATTGAAGAACtataacaaaaaatcatttttattaaaggTTCAGTATGTCGACTGTCGTACAAGTCACATGCTACAATTTTGTTTCGTTGTGAACTAGATAACCAGTACTGTTGAAATTTCTAACAGTTAGATTTGATCTTGAACTTCTAAATATGAAATGAATTACTTCATACAACAGTTTAACCCTGTACTTCTGTATGAAAGAAGTACAGTTGGTTTAGGATGTGCTGTATAGACTATTAGACAAAATTCAGACAGAAATAAACACATTGCAAATATATtgacaaaaaatttaaagtatcaaCATGTATTTCGAAGCTTGAGGGAATACTAACCTTTTTAGGAATTTGTGAAAGTAAGCTAATTATGTCTAGTTGTAAAACATCTAAGCAGTTAATTTATCTGAACTGCTGTAGAGGACCCATAGTTTGAACCCTTACGTGTGTAGAAGAATACCAGTTTTGGTTCTGTATAGAATTAACACAACTTAGAAGAAAAAGCaattaattgcaaaattaaagacattatttcAAGGTTAGCAACATTGTTTCTGAATTTGAAGTAATCATAACTATGCTATTGTAAAACATCCTTCAGCAGTTGACTTTCTAACTGAAGAGCGGAGACTGGACTGTCTTTGAGACTCATTCAGTGACAGGATCTGAGAAGATTTTACCCAGTTTTGTTTTATGTAGAAATCACACTAGACTTTATGAATTGAAGGCATTTAGACTGCTTGACAACATTTTAGAAGATATTTTACCCATTTTAGTTATacataaaaatcaaattgtttgAAAGCAAGTAATCCTGTATAACAAGCTTAAGCTGCTTATATTTTTCATTCATCCTGCTGCAGTTTGTACTTTTCCTGCAATTTGCTTTGGAaaatgatttttagcttgactatttgaagaacaggtagagctgttggactcaccCATGTGCCGGCATCCACGTCAACGTCCCAATTTTGTTAAGTTCTTGTATTTAAACTGGTATATCAGTagccacttgtgggaatggattgaaacttcacacttacacagtgtgataaactgactaacacaggttccataaatctAATACTCAAATAATTgttttgtgaagtttgaagaaCTCAGACCCTGAAATATGTGAGTTGGACTACTAAACAACACTTTGGAAATAAAATAGGTCTGGGGGGAAACATCTTAACTGTATGGCTCCAATAGACACAGTTGCTAGGCAACATGTTAAGGAATTTGTAATCGGTTTTGTTACATGAAAAATTCAGACTTCTAACATGAGGTGTGGATACTCTTTTCAGGAAATAGTGAAACTGTGAATAAAATAGCTTACAGGAGCCTGTTGattaattcatttattatgttTACTTTTACACCTAGTATATGCTGCTTGTATCTCATCAATAACTAATGACATTGTCAGGGTATTTCAGAATGTGTCTCAGAACTCattgagcaaataatttcatgaAGAAAGGTGCCATAATTTGTACctgattttttatttaccatctagacttattttcctatttaaaagattttctaatGTGTAACATCTGCAACTAGATTCTTGACTGACTCCTTACTAAAATACTTAATACACTGATCTTTTTTATGTACTGGCTGTGTAGAATTTGTAATGTACATTTTTTCTCAATCATTATGGATTGTGGCTAGTTATGATGATTTGAACATCCTTTAATTAGGTTCTGTTAATACTTTGCAGATAACCAAACTAGTTGAGTTTTTATTGGACACTTTAATTAAAACTGTGTTGTTCCTGTTGCCATGGCAGCAGGAAAGTTTCTTTAATCAGTATGTTACAGCTATTAAATGTCACAgttgataaatttattttggaaaaGATCAACCAACATTTTGGGCAGTTCAGTTTTATCCTAATATTCCTAGTTGTTAGATGGCCATATGATACCTAGTCAATATATACATAGAATACATTGAAACAGTTTGAATTGAAAAATATGCGATAGAATTCACGGTCACATGACCAATATTTCATCTTCATGCTAATTTATACAGATACATATAGACAGTATTTTAGTAGTTATTTGTCTAATAGTATGATATGTTTTGTTGCTTACATGCAATATAAAACACACAAAGTTTAGTTTTTATCGTCAAAAGTCTTGCAGACTGCACAGTAGGGTATTGTTTTACAGCAAGCTGCTTTTCCTCTCttgttatcaaaattttatttttatagcctTACAATGCTCATTTCTGTTGTCAGTATTGTTGTAGTTCTGGGTAAATTGCTAGATATTAAACTGGTTGAAGAGAAATAcacttttgtttttcataaacttTAAATTGATAGGCAGCacatttattgtatatattcaatgCTGTAGACAATAATATACAAGGGGTGATTGAGAAATCGTGTCACTGGATCTAGATATCCTGTATGATAAAAAAGAAAGCAACTCTTATTCATGCCTAATTACCTTGATTTATTTgcaatattatttgaaaatatgaaatgtattgtttagttctaaatatatacatatataaaaagcaTTGTAATAGCCAATGTCACATGTGTCTGAcatgtaaagatatatatatgAAAAGCATTGTAATAGCCAATGTCACATGTGTCTGAcatgtaaagatatatatatatatatatgaaaagcATTGTAATAGCCAATGTCACATGTGTCTGAcatgtaaagatatatatatgAAAGGCATTGTAATAGCCAATGTcacctgtgtctgacatgtaaagatatatatatatgaaaagcATTGTAATAGCCAATGTCACATGTGTCTGACATTAACATTCAAGATGAGCTGTTTTACTTGCTGACTTCCCAGTAACAAGTGTTGGTTTTATGTAGCAAACTTCAAACTTTTAATGTGCATCACTTACTAACAGCAGAAACATCTTATATCACATCATTATAATATAAGGTGCATTCATAAATGTGCTAtggataagaaaataaaaatcacaaattacaattacaaatacgatatatttattttaacaaatgcTATAAAATAACTAGGACTCAGTGATGGTGACTAGGACTCTGTCAGGTAATAAAGTTAATCTTGACTAGGACTCATCTCCAGGTAATAGAGGTAAAGGAGACAAGGACTTGAGTCAGGTAATAGCTGTAAGGGTGTCTAGAATTTAGTCAGGTAATAGACATGAAGGTGACTAGGACTTAGTCACTGTCAGGTAATAGTGTAAAGGGGACTAGGACTCAGTCAGGTAATAGAGGTAAAGGTGACTAGGACTCAAGTCAGGTAACAGTGGTAAAGGTGTTCAGAACTCAGTCAGGTAATAGAGGTAAAGGTGACAAGGACCCTGTCAGGTAATAGAGATAATGGTGACTAGGACTTAGCTAGGTAATAAAAGTAATGATGACTAGGACACATTTAGGTAATAGAGGTAATTATGTTGACTAGGACTTAGACAGGTAATGGAGGTAATGATGACTAGGACTCAGTCGGGTAATAGAGGTAATTATGACGAGGAAAATTTAGGGCATGTAACAATTAAGATAAACATGCTGAATATAACCAAGACTAAAATACATACTATGTAacaataaatttctaaaatgttataTCAACCTCACTCTGTTCTCAAAAATCCTTTCATGGTATATTGCCTTGTAATATATCAACCAATTTTGGTGTATCAATATTTCCACCAGATATAACACACACAATGTTGCCGTTTCCCGCCTTTCCTGATAATGCTGCTGCTACTGAACTGGCTCCTGCACCTTCAGCAATCACATGATTTTTCTCAGCCAATAACTTTAAAGCATCAGCTGTTTCTCGGAGAGTGACCACTAATGAATCACTTAAAAGGTGTTTGACCATTGGCCACATCTCCTCGAGAACAGACTTTCCCCCGATACCATCCACAAACGATGCAGTGTAAGGACATGTGGTAGGTTTTCCTTCCTTAAATGAGGCAGATAAAGGTGCTGCTGTTTCTACCTCACTTGCAAATACTTTACAGGTGGGTTTGACATGGTGTAAGGCAGAGGCAATCCCACAGCTGAACCCGCCCCCTCCATATGGTACTATCACAGCATCTACATCAGGTAAATCCTCGTATATTTCCAGTCCAGCTGTACCATTACCTGTGAAGGAAAATTACATGGCCTAATCAGTTTCTTTATtgtacaacaaaatattttacataataattctgcatttttagctcacctgtcacatagtgacaaggtgagcttttgtgatcacgcagcgtccgtcagtaaacttttgcttgtgaccactctggaggccacattttttgtgggatctttatgaaagttggtcagaatgttcatcttgatgatatctaggtcaagttcgaaactggatcatgtgccgtcaaaaactaggtcagtaggtctaaaaatagaaaaaccttgtgacctctctagaggccatatattttacaagatcttcatgaaaattggtcagaatgttcatcttgatgatatctaggtcaggttttaaactgggtcatgtccgatcaaaaactaggtcagtaggtctaaaaatagaaaaaccttgtgacctctctagaggccatatatttcacaagatcttcatgaaaattggtcag from Mercenaria mercenaria strain notata chromosome 2, MADL_Memer_1, whole genome shotgun sequence carries:
- the LOC123564084 gene encoding L-threonine dehydratase catabolic TdcB-like, translating into MTSIANLPDLIPYKEIEDAREKIKGHVLQIPLVPLNIDWPHGKIYLKLENLQPIGCFKLRGACNAIACMEESEMKQGVYTASAGNFAQGLAYCTKKFGIPCDVFVPDHAPSAKVDSVHRLGGEIHKITFDDWWEIIKSHRYNGMNGKFIHPVSDRSVIAGNGTAGLEIYEDLPDVDAVIVPYGGGGFSCGIASALHHVKPTCKVFASEVETAAPLSASFKEGKPTTCPYTASFVDGIGGKSVLEEMWPMVKHLLSDSLVVTLRETADALKLLAEKNHVIAEGAGASSVAAALSGKAGNGNIVCVISGGNIDTPKLVDILQGNIP